In Lolium rigidum isolate FL_2022 chromosome 7, APGP_CSIRO_Lrig_0.1, whole genome shotgun sequence, the DNA window ACGAGTTACACACATGAATTACAACCGAGTAATTTGGAGTTACGTATGACTTGCAACTGTGGTATTTTTAGCGACACATGGATTGCAACTAAGAAAAATATCATTAGGCACTGGATTATACCGTGATCTGTACAAGCTTGGCGAGTTACACATCGGGTGCAACTGAGATTTCTCTAGTTGCACAGTGGTTGCAAATGGGATTTTTCAAGttgcatactccctccgttctgatttagtcaacattctagaaaaaaatgagacaaactagtattgcatttattagtactacttagatatgtgatcaaccaatccaagctacattgaaaattaCAACAACCAATAAAGAGAACAAAACCATTTCGTTTTCAGTATTGTTGTTGACCAacagctagaatgtagagtatttcagaacaaattttagtgctagaatgtagactatttcagaacggagggagtatgtgttaCAACTGACATTTTCTAGTTACACATTTGTCACAACTGACAACTGGTGTGGGCGGGGCCCCCTATCTATTTGGGCGCCTGACCTCTTCAAGATTGCCTCTCGGAAAAACCGCACGGTTGCCAAAGAGCTAAGCGACTACAATTGGATCCGCTCCGTCACCGCCATTAGCACACCTACCCAGCTGGCACAATATTTGGAGCTTTGGGACATCATCCACACCGTCACCCTCGTCCCTGAGCAAACTCCTGGACTCTCACTACCGACGGGACTTACACAGCCAGTTCTGCTTACAATGCTCAGTTCTTCGGTGGACATGCCAGATTCACCACCATGAAAATCTGGGAGGCCCACGCCGAGCCGAAATGCAAACTTTTTGGCTGGCTTGCTCTTCACGGAAAGCTGCTCACTGCGGATATGCTCGCCGTTAGGGGATGGCCCCATGACCCTCTTTGCCCTCTATGCCTCCGTGCTCCTGAGACAACCGAACATCTTTGCAAGGACTGCCCCTTCACCATGGCCATTTGGAATCAGATGAAGTCCTGGGACAATGATGACAGCACTGGCGTTAGCCATGAATACCACTCGATCTCGGAGTGGTGGGACGCTATGATCATCGAAAAGACTAATAAGGAATAGAAACGCATCAGCGGCCGTTTCCTCTACGTTCTTTGGAATGCTTGGAAGGAACGAAACAGGCGCATCTTCACTGTGCGTTGCCTCACCTATCTGGAGGTGGCTGATATCACGAGGGAAGACTTTCTTCAGCGGGACCGTGCCATCAACAGCTTCAGGCCGGCTATCCCGACCGAGCCGGACTAGTTTTCTCTTTTTGGTCGGTTTCTAGGGTGGTTTTCTAGGGCATATCCCACCGTAATCTAAATATGCCCTTCTATGTACAGTTTGGTTCGCTTTTCCCTCTTGCTTAATGAAAAATCAGTGCTCCTACCAGTTGctccaaaaaaacaaaaaaaaacagtcgctcttgggttgcaactgagattttctcaGTTGCATGTGGATTACAAGTTAGATTCTCACATTTTCATGTGGGTTGCAATTGAATTTTTCTGGTTGCACATGGAGTATAAATTAGATTTTTCCAGTTACACATTTCTTAAACTTGAGATGTTTCCAGCTCCACGTGGGTTGTAATTGAGATTATTTATGTGCACGTGGGTTGCAATTGAGTTTTTTTCAGTTACACGTGGGTTGCAACTAAATTTTCTTAGTTGCATGTTGGTTGCAACCGGGAATTTTTTTGGTCGCATATGGGTTGCAACTAAATGTGTTGCAATTAaaacttttaattttttttgaggtAGCAATTAAAACTTTTACAGTTGCATGCGGGTTGCAAATGACCATTTTGCAGTTGTACTTGGGTTGCAATCGAGATTTTTCTACTTACAGAATTGCTTAATTTTTCTTGTGGCTGCTTCCATGGCCTTTTAGTGCTTTATCTGTAGGCCTAGGCAATGCAATTCTATGTGCGCACCATTCAAACAGCAAAATACTCAAAAGGCCAAGGCAGCCCATCAAGAGCGAATAAGAACATCGCCACGAAAAATTGACTGCGAAGACTAAACGTGTACGTTATTTAACTTCTGACTTTAGGTGACTGAGATTTAAATAAGTCTCAGTCGCCTGAGTTTCAGCCGCGCCCTAAGATTATTGCTAACAACATATACGAAGAAAGAAGCCAATTTATACGGTGTTTCCTAGTGGTCTCCTAATGATGTTGTTTTAGCAGCTGCGGTTGGATTCTGATATTACATCACCACTTCAGAGTGCATAGTCAATGCTCAACCAGTAGAGCTTTTCCCACAAAAATAAGCCAACAAATATGCGATCCGCGACCGCAATACAGTGGCATGATACGAGTACGGCACGGACTCTCTTCGTGGCCCCATGAACATCGTCTTGAATTGGAACCTATCGTTACTATGATCGTTTCGTATTTGGACTCTGCGCTGCAATCGACCGTATCCGAGACGTTTGTCTATTGGAGCTACCTAGATAGAAACATATAAATTCCAAGCCCTTGCCTCCCCTGTACTGTCAAGTTCCAGAGGTTGTCAACGTGTGTAGCAGTAGAGCCACGACGATGGCCGCCGACTGGCTGAAGCTCGCCTTCGATCCCCTGGAACCCATCGCCCAGAGACCAGAGGCGCCGCGCCTCCTGCTTCCTGCCCCTCACAACGGGACCGGTTCCAAGTACGCGCTCGTCTTCCCCTTGACGCGTGGATGGTCGATCGTCGTCGATGTCCGCGACGCCTCCTGCCACCTCAAGCATCTCCCCACGGGCACCACGGCTGCGCTGCCCAACCTGAACACCGTCCGCAAGACCTTCACGTCCGAGATCAAGAATCTGGGTTACCAGCATGCCCCTGAATCCGATCACGAAGAAGCCGTGCCTTTTCCCGACGTCAACGGAGATGATTCTTTTTATTCGTGTGGGGATGACGAGTCTGTCGATCAAGAACAAGAAACACCTAGGCTTGATGACGGTTGCAGTGCATGTGGCGACCCCGACGATGAGTGCTCCACAGATCAAGAAGCGCCGCCTTGTCTGGAGGATTACAGCGAGTGCGAAGATTCCGACGACGAGGCGTTCGGAGATGACTGGTATCGGCGGGACAAgctcaagatcaaggtcaagtacCTCTGGTACTATATTTTCATGGAAACCTACCGCCAGCTATCGGACCGCTTCAACTTCGCCATCCATGTTCCTCCCGGTACTCCGGAAACAAGCACCGAGGGCATGGTGATCATGATGTACCACATGCTACAGGGCCGTACGGGGATGGTTTTCTGCCGACCTGGGGACGCGGCCTGGACGAGGATAGCTAATCCTAATTCACAATGTTTAAGCTTCACCGATTTCGCCTACTTCGATGGCAAGATGGTCGCCTTAGACGATAAAGGCGTTACGCTGGTGTTCGATGCCACCACGCTCCAGCTCCTCTACCAGGTCGATCTGCCCTCGGATACGCCCAACGTTACCTGCAAGATTTTCGACTATGCTCTAGACGAGTTCCATTGCCTCCGCCTCGTCGCACTGCCAAGCAAGGTTCTTTTGGTCAAAATATGCGTCAAGTCGACCAAGCCGGAGGGGTTCGACATCTTTGAGTTATCTTCCGAGGCTGGGGAAGATGACGGCGGACAGGTCTGGCGCAAGGTCAACGGGGATGACAGCGGTGGCAGCCACGAGTTATTCCTGGATTGCTACCACGGTACCTTCAGAGACGCTCGCGACGGTAAGGGAACACGGATTTATTTCCACGATGACTTCATGGCTCCCGTGGGTAGTGGTGCGGCGTACTGCTACAACATGCAGGATGATAAGCTGGAGTGTGTTTACATGCCACCTGAGGACAACGGTTGCACATATTCAACTAGGCCTAGTTGGTATGTTCCAACTAATTAGTCCTGCAAGGAGAATAAATCCATTGAAGTGAGAATTTTTTAGTTTTTAGCAAGGACCGAAATGCAAAGGCGTTTGTATGCAAATAAATTCTTTAAACTCTTAAAGTTAGAAAATAATTATCTCTCTTAAATTGGATATATCCGATTGATAGTATTTTCATTGTTGAATTAGTCCCACCAAGATTTTTTAAAATACGATTCTTATCTCAAATTGTATATCCATCGATGCCTAGTTGGTATGTTCCAACTAATTAGTTCTGCAAGGAAAATAAATTCATTGAAGGGATAGTTTAGTTTGTAGCAAGGACCGAAATGAAAAGGGCGCTTGTATGCAAATAAATTCTTTCAACTCTTAAAGTTAGGAAAAAATATCTATCTCAAATTGTATATCCCTCTATTGACGTCTTTTCATTATTGAAATAGTCTCATGAAGATTTTCTAAAATACAATTCTTATTGCGAAGATGCAGCGCTACACATAAGTTAGGTTCACGGTCTTCTCATAGGCCGTGCAGTCATCCTTTTCGCATCAAGATTTGAACTTCTATCACCCCAAACCGAAATGAATTTGCACAACGCACAACCTGAATCTAAACATCCAAGCCCGGTACCCTAACGATCTTGCAGAATCGATGCGTTCTTCTTATTAACATGATTTGACAACTCTTTCTGTTGATAATTTGACAATATGCTCCCTAGCTTTACCCAAAAAACAaatttcaaaatgtcaaaaaaatataaaataaaaacttTTGCTCGTGTTTCTCGGCACTCTATATGAGCACGTAAAGTTTCACGATAAAGCGATATTTTTTTGGCTTGTGCAAAAAGACAAGAAAAACTATCTCCTGACATACTTTATTTTGGCTCCGGTTTTTGTCCTTTCCTACAAAGGCCATGCAAAAAATTGGTTTTTCTTGAAACGACCTTGTGGACATGTACCATGTGGAGATGTACACATGGGGCACTCTTTTTGGAATATTTTTGACGTTTCAAATgtatttaaatatatttttaaataAAGAAATCATACCGAAAACCAAAACGCCCCTCTCACAGACAAGTTACATTTGTTCTCACATGTACTGAAATGAACCGAGAGAGTAGCAATGCAGTAGTAAAATAATTAGAGCTTGGAGGCGTTCCCTGCAATATCGACTACAAAACGGTAGCGGACGTCGTTGCGCTCGAGTCGTGCCAGGGCCTCGTTGATCATGTCACTGGAGACAAGCTCGATGTCACAGGTGATGTTGTGTTTCCCACAAAGGTCCATCATCTCCTGCGTCTCCTTCATGCCTCCTGTCATGCTCCCACTCACCGTCCTCTTCCCGAATATAAGCGGGAATGACGGGAGCTCGACGGGCTTATCGGGGGCAGCCACCAGCACCAGCTTGCCGTTCACCTTGAGCAGCTCCAGGATGGGCCCCAGCGAGTGTTGCGCCGAGACCGTGTCGATGACGTAGTCGAGGCTCCTCGCCATAGCCTGAATTGAAAGCAAGAATAAATTACTTCAGTTAGTGATGCTTAGTTCAGTCCTGAGCTGACTCCGTtgacttgtactaattgtttggTAATTCTACTGAAGATGGATGTATTTTCATACCTGCATCTGCTTGTCGTCGGTGCTGAGGACGAAGTCATCGGCCTTGAGGCTCTCCCTGGCCTCGCGCTCTTTCCCCGGCGAGGTGCTGATGACGGTGACGCGGAGCCCGAATGCCTTGCCGAACTTGACGGCAACGTGGCCGAGCCCGCCCAGCCCGACCACGCCTAGGCTCCTCCCAGCCTCGCCCAGCAGCATCCCGTGCTGCTTCATCGGGCTGTACACGGTGATCCCCGCGCAGAGGAGCGGCGCCGCGGCGTCCAGTGGCAGGCTGTCGGGGATCTTTACGAGGAACCTCTTGTGCGCGACGATCATGTTGGAGTAGCCGCCGTAGGTGACGCTGCCATCCCAGAAGATGCCGTTGTAGGTGAGGGTGACCTTGTCGCAGTAGTTCTCCTCGGACCGGCGGCAGTGGTCGCAGTCGAGGCACGACGCGGCGATGCAGCCCACGCCGACGCGGTCGCCGGGCCTGAACCGGGACACGTTGGTGCCGACCTTCGTGACGACGCCGGTGATCTCGTGGCCCGGGACGACGGGGTACATGGTGATGCCCCACGCGTtcttgatgaagtggaggtcggtgTGGCACATGCCGCAGTACTGCACCTTGATGGTTACGTCGTCCACCCCGGTCTCACGCCGCTTGAAGGAGAAGGGCAcgacctcgccggacgcgtccATGGCCGCCCACCCGCTCACAGCCTGCGTGTGGTTCGGGGTCACCTCCATCACAGCTATTTTGAGAATGTGGAGAGTGTGTCTTTGTATGAGATTCTTACTGTCTTGTGCTGGTTGTGAGTCGTGATTAGAGCATCTCCTTGCCGCAGCTTTTATAGAGGGCTTGACGTGGTTGGTTCTTGGTCAGGTCGTGTTGGAGGTTATGGTTAAGTAGTTTACGGGAGTGGTTGCTTGACCTGCTACTGTTAGCTAGGACTACGTTCACATGTCAGCACCAAATAAACTAAACACCAAGTCAAGTTGGAAGGGTTCACTGTCAAGCTCGACAGTTCTATTAATTAATAAAAAATTGTATAGGTTGGAAGTTTCGATCAAGTTGGAAGTTTTGTATAAACCATTTTAAGATGCTAGAAAAAACTATTAGCAAGCTAGCAATGACACGCTCAAGGGATAGGGAATGGGCCTATGCTTTCAATGGAATATTACAATGTGATTGTTCCAAGGAATTTAGCTCGACTAGCACTTGCATGGGTGACATCGCGAACTAGATGATTCAGTCGTATGCAAGAGAAACAACACCGTGATTTCCTTGAAAACTAGACGTAATTGTTCCACAACTCTTCttttcacaaagttgtttcacaaCCACGAGTCCATATCACCACGAGACCACATCGATCGCTGTCTTTGAGAAGTCCAGTTGATCACATCGATCGCGGTCGCTGAGAATACAGTGTGAAATTAAGGTGAAGAAGCGTGACCAGACTCCAGATAACTACAACTCGTCTGGTCCTTTCATTTCTTTAGATCACAATAAGTGGAAAATGAAGCTACGTAGACCCACTTGACCCTGGCAAGTGGCAATGACGGCAAAATTGCGTGTGCAGAGTGCAGACCACTCCAGGGGCGTTGGCTCTGTTAAACAAAGGATTGGTGGAAACTGGCTCAACGCATCTGGTGCGTGGCCTATCACTTTATATATGGGTACCAAGAGGTACAATACAGATACAGATACAGTTATACaaatatacagtctaacaccctccctcaatcttaactgTGGCCTGAGGTACTCAGTAAGTTAAGATTGCGTCTACAGCCTGTGAACAAAGGAAGAGACAAAGGTTTGGTGAAGATATCAGCAAGTTGATCCTTAGAAGAGATGAACTTGATCTGCAGAAACTTCTTCGCAACTCGCTCTCTCACAAAGTGATAATCAACTTCGATGTGCTTTGTTCGGGCATGAAATACCGGGTTCGATGAAAGATATGTGGCGCCGATGTTGTCACACCAAAGGATAGGAGGACGTCTGTGAGAGATCTTCAATTCTCGAAGAAGAGCCTGGACCCAAATAAGCTCAGCAGTAGCATCAGCAACTGCCTTGTACTCAGCTTCAGTGCTACTCCGAGAAACTGTGGCCTGTTTacgagcactccaggcgatcagaTTTGGACCAAAGAACACAGCatatccccccgtggatcgcctgtcatcaggattgccagcccaatccgcatcacTGAAGGCAGAAAGGACACCAGAAGGTGCCGGCCGAAGGTGAAGGCCATAAGTAGCAGTGGAGCGAATGTACCGCAGAATGCGCTTGACAGCAGTCAGGTGAGGCTCGCGAGGAGCATGGAGATACTGGCAGACACGGTTGACTGCATAAGAGATATCAGGCCGCGTGATGGTAAGATACTGAAGAGCACCAACAAGGCTTCTGTAGTCAGTAGCACCATCAGCAGAGAGGGCGGTCCCATCAGTAGCAGAAATAGTCTCAGTGGCAGACATGGGAGTAGTAGCAGCCTTGCACTCCAACATGCCAGCACGACGCAAAAGGTCCTGAGAGTACTTCTGCTGAGACAGAGCAAGACCATCCTGAGGATAGGTGACCTCCAAGCCAAGAAAATAGTGAAGTTTGCCCAGATCCTTGACAGCAAAATCAGAACTGAGAGCCAGAACCAATCGATCAGTCGCCGCAACAGAGGAGCTGACAaggatgatatcatcaacatagaccagAATATACATAGTAACTTCAGGTCTCTGGAGAATAAACAGGGACGTATCAGCAGTGGAGGGCACAAACCCATGAGCACGAAGGGCAGATCCCAGGCgagcataccaagcacgtggagcctgTTTGAGCCCATAGAGCGCTTTCACCAAGCGACAGAGATGCTGAGGACGGTCAGGATCAACAAACCCAGGGGGCTGGCGCATATAGACCTCCTCCTCAAGGACACCATGCAGAAACGCATTCTGAACATCCAGCTGACGAAGAGACCAACCACGGGTGACAGCAAGAGACAGCAGCAGCCGAATAGTGGTCGGCTTAACAACCGGGCTAAAAGTATCCTCATAGTCTAGACCGTACCGTTGCTTAAAGCCCTTAGCAACGAGCCGAGCCTTATACCGCTCGATAGAGCCATCGGCATGCCGTTTAACCTTGAAAACCCATTTGGAGTCAATAACATTGAGACCGGAGCGAGGAGGGACCAGCTGCCAAGTGCCATTGTTACGAAGAGCCTGGATCTCAAGGTCCATGGCAGCACGCCAGTGAGGAATACCCAGAGCTGCTTGATAATGGCGCGGTTCCGCAGTGGGATCAGACTGCGCGTGAGCTACGCAGGCAGCAATCCATGCAACAGTGCCATCCGTGCGTTCCTTGGGCCGATGAATACCGCTGCGACTGCGCGTATGCGGACGAAGAACCACCGGAGCTGGGGGTGGAGCAGCAGGTGCCTCGTCGAGAGGGGCAGAGGACGGGCTCCTTGGTACCGGCGAGGCAGACGGTGGCGTGTCCGTTCCAGAGGAGGTGGGCACAGGCGAGGCCGACCCAGGTGAGGCCGGCGAGGGCGGTGGTGACCGCGCAGGCGACGCGAGCGGTGGCGACCGCGCAGGCGACGCGGGCGGTGAAGACCTCACAGGCGACGCAGAGGGCGAGGGCGGCCCGCGGCCAGCCGAGTCGAGCGACGGAGGAGCTGGGCCGGGCGAGGCCACGGCAGGATCCTCGGGGCGCATGCCCGCTGCATGTCCCATGCAGCGATCGACGTTGCCGTCGGCAGGGGAAGCTCCTGGTGCCGCTGGGTCAGGAAGGAGCTCAAGGCGGGCACCACGTCCAGTACCTGCACCGTGATTAGGCAATAGCACAGGCGAATATGCAACATCCTCAAGTTGATCAGGCGAAATTATGGAGGTATGAGTGGATGATGACAGTGAGGGAGAGGATGGCATAGTCGAAAAGGGAAACAGGTTTTCATCGAACACAACATCACGAGAAATATAGACTCTATTTGTGGGAACATGAAggcacttgtagcctttgtgaAGAGCACTATACCCAAGAAAGACACATTTTTTGGAGCGAAACTCAAGTTTGCGACTGTTGTAGGGGCGAAGGTGTGGCCAACAGGCACAGCCAAAAACTTTCAGGAAGGTGTAATCAGGGAATTCATTAAACAACAGTTCAAGTGGTGTCTTCATATTGAGTACTCGAGTAGGCAGTCTATTTATCAAGAAGCAAGCAGTGGTAAACGCATCACTCCAGAACCGAAAAGGCACAGAAGCATGAGCAAGGAGTGTAAGACCAGTTTCGACTATGTGACGGTGCTTGCGCTCAACAGCACCATTCTGCTGATGTGTGTGTGGGCATGAAACACGATGAGATATCCCAAGCTTAGTAAAGAAAGAATTAAGGTTGCGATATTCACCCCCCCAATCCGACTGAACATGGATTATTTTATGCTGTAGGAGTCTCTCAACATGCAATTGAAACTGAATGAACACATTAAACACATCAGCTTTTGATTTCAGCAGGTAAAGCCACGTAAAGCGACTGTAGGCATCAATGAAACTGACATAATATTTATGACCACTGATTGAGGTTTGggcagggccccatacatcagagaaaacAAGCTCTAATCGTGAAGTAACAACTCGAGATGAAGACACAAAGGGTAACTGATGACTCTTTCCctgttgacaagcatcacaaactgcTAAGGTTTTATTACTAGACGACGTAGGGAGCTCATGTCGATGCAAAACATGGCTAACAATGGGAGACGCAGGGTGACCAAGCCGGGCATGCCAGTGAGACGCCGACGTGCGAACAGCGCTGAAGACCTCCGGAGGGGACGGCGCCTCCAACGCATACAGCCCCTGATGGATGCGACCGCTAAGCAGAACCTCCCGTGTGGCCCGATCCTTAACGAACAGATGAAACGGGTGAAATTCACAAAACACATCATTATCATAGGTAAACTTACGAACAGATAATAAGGGTTTAGTGACATGCGGGACACGAAGGACATTGCGAAGATGAAGCCTACGAGAGGAACTAGACAGAAGGGAAGCCTGACCAACATGAGTAATGGGCATACCTGAACCATCAGCGGTGCGGACCTGGTCACGGCCACGGTATGGCTCCT includes these proteins:
- the LOC124678196 gene encoding probable cinnamyl alcohol dehydrogenase 6: MEVTPNHTQAVSGWAAMDASGEVVPFSFKRRETGVDDVTIKVQYCGMCHTDLHFIKNAWGITMYPVVPGHEITGVVTKVGTNVSRFRPGDRVGVGCIAASCLDCDHCRRSEENYCDKVTLTYNGIFWDGSVTYGGYSNMIVAHKRFLVKIPDSLPLDAAAPLLCAGITVYSPMKQHGMLLGEAGRSLGVVGLGGLGHVAVKFGKAFGLRVTVISTSPGKEREARESLKADDFVLSTDDKQMQAMARSLDYVIDTVSAQHSLGPILELLKVNGKLVLVAAPDKPVELPSFPLIFGKRTVSGSMTGGMKETQEMMDLCGKHNITCDIELVSSDMINEALARLERNDVRYRFVVDIAGNASKL